A single genomic interval of Rhododendron vialii isolate Sample 1 chromosome 3a, ASM3025357v1 harbors:
- the LOC131319793 gene encoding probable plastid-lipid-associated protein 14, chloroplastic — MALCGIARCPNWDRAAIPIQSFNSSTRLVRLTFGPLMGKIGYSSRILRSRIRFSISSKNATPLDSEERASDTFSDSFEEELGHVMKFKMSDFEICDRVSIGLSGRADEVVFEAVVKDVDSPLHNSRVLLRRLTSAQAQRRGKRAIEVLKKLARRRLMYHSYSMQVHGYVDPSSTGDYGSFTLVHGYHGSFSLRHWLQQSDWLPTLEATLALDEDSVRRVGDDTVGGPAVSRQLRLTRILMRDLLIGVNYLHSHGLAHTELRLENVHVSPVDRHIKVGILGNAADFYDDNPSNNSMDANMDRRQMMIAFDMRCVGFMMAKMVLQELMEPFIFAKFKSFFTKGYDPSCLREYLLQSLGRNSSSGNAGLQILDRNWGAGWNLLSLLLASKPSERISCLDALRHPFLCGPRWRVEPSMDIIRWGLGSTAVRITEEYIYGPQQRSRLAHFIELMEMLNPHSKPKNWRGLLLGKWRLLYSTGRHIGLTLRQPPARVLIGDVHLTVKTTSKFCTTFSFTSEISFTVLIGHNWPHDKAGVAGKLGVDSCFRLTAGKRQYLKEEKETNFLPSSSNTADSIVKKLSGRRWRKAIPFKEFPSSLPVAKLVSNEIEVAMSLNDPLAKNVDAAKNAVHEVRTQVPPEMFDLSKLVCGTYVDSRLLVLRGVSGSALFFTRTCANEL; from the exons ATGGCATTGTGCGGGATTGCCCGGTGTCCTAATTGGGACAGGGCTGCGATACCAATTCAAAGTTTTAATTCGTCGACAAGACTGGTCAGACTGACTTTTGGTCCTTTGATGGGCAAAATTGGTTATTCAAGTCGGATTCTAAGATCAAGAATTagattttcaatttcaagcaagAATGCTACTCCATTGGATTCTGAGGAGAGAGCCAGTGACACTTTCTCTGATTCTTTCGAGGAAGAATTGGGGCATGTGATGAAGTTCAAGATgtctgattttgaaatttgtgatCGGGTTAGCATTGGTCTGAGTGGGCGG GCAGATGAGGTGGTTTTTGAAGCAGTTGTTAAGGATGTTGATAG CCCTTTGCATAATTCAAGAGTCTTGCTACGACGACTTACCAGTGCTCAAGCTCAGCGTAGAGGGAAACGTGCAATTGAG GTATTAAAGAAGCTAGCTCGCCGTAGGCTTATGTATCATTCTTACTCGATGCAAGTTCATGGCTATGTTGACCCATCTTCAACTGGTGATTATGGCTCATTTACACTAGTTCACGGG TATCACGGTAGCTTTTCTTTAAGGCATTGGCTCCAACAGTCAGATTGGCTTCCGACATTGGAAGCTACTCTTGCTTTGGATGAGGATTCTGTCAGGAGGGTGGGAGATGACACAGTTGGAGGACCTGCTGTTTCTCGACAATTGCGACTTACTCGAATTTTGATGAGGGATCTCTTGATTGGA GTGAATTACTTACACAGCCATGGACTTGCCCATACAGAGTTGAGGCTTGAGAATGTGCATGTCAGCCCTGTGGACAGACATATTAAA GTAGGTATATTAGGAAATGCTGCTGATTTTTATGATGACAATCCAAGTAACAATTCAATGGATGCTAACATGGATAGGAGACAAATGATGATTGCCTTTGACATGAG GTGTGTTGGATTCATGATGGCAAAAATGGTGTTGCAGGAACTCATGGAACCATTTATATTTGCGAAGTTCAAATCATTCTTCACAAAG GGATACGATCCATCCTGTCTGCGCGAGTATCTGCTGCAGAGTCTTGGTAGGAATTCATCATCTGGGAATGCTGGACTACAA ATACTTGACCGGAACTGGGGTGCAGGCTGGAACCTTCTATCCTTACTTCTTGCGTCCAAGCCTTCTGAGAGAATAAG TTGTTTAGATGCTTTGAGACACCCATTTTTGTGTGGACCAAGATGGCGAGTGGAACCATCTATGGACATCATCAGATGGGGTCTGGGTTCGACTGCTGTTCGGATTACAGAGGAATACATTTATGGCCCTCAACAG cGTAGTAGGCTGGCCCACTTCATCGAATTAATGGAGATGTTGAATCCACATtcaaagccaaag AATTGGCGAGGTTTACTGCTCGGAAAATGGCGCCTCTTGTACTCCACTGGAAGGCACATAGGGTTAACACTTCGGCAGCCTCCTGCCCGAGTCCTTATTGGTGATGTGCATCTAACTGTAAAAACAACATCAAAGTTTTGCACAACCTTTTCCTTCACCTCTGAAATTAGTTTTACGGTGTTAATTGGCCACAATTGGCCCCACGACAAGGCAGGAGTAGCTGGGAAATTGGGAGTGGACTCTTGTTTTAGATTAACAGCCGGGAAACGGCAATATCTcaaggaagaaaaggaaacaaatttccTCCCATCATCATCAAACACCGCAGATTCCATAGTCAAAAAGCTCTCTGGGAGAAGGTGGAGGAAAGCGATTCCTTTTAAGGAGTTCCCTTCAAGCCTTCCTGTGGCCAAACTTGTCTCTAATGAGATTGAGGTTGCAATGAGTCTCAATGATCCGTTGGCGAAGAATGTCGATGCTGCCAAAAATGCAGTTCATGAGGTCAGGACACAAGTTCCGCCAGAAATGTTTGATCTCTCCAAACTAGTTTGTGGAACATATGTGGACAGTCGCCTGCTGGTCCTTCGCGGGGTGAGTGGATCGGCTCTCTTCTTTACTAGAACTTGTGCAAATGAGCTGTAG